One Pyrofollis japonicus DNA window includes the following coding sequences:
- a CDS encoding CBS domain-containing protein gives MPTLTAYDLVRDTKPIYATPDKTILDATRIMAEHNIGSVPVVKDEKLVGIFTERDLVKHIAKGTPLETRLEEVMTRDLVVAHPADPLPLIAQKMIQHNIRHIPVVDDRGRLLGVISIRRVLQFLLAESEHP, from the coding sequence GTGCCCACTCTTACAGCCTATGACCTAGTACGTGACACCAAGCCCATATACGCTACACCGGATAAAACAATACTTGACGCAACAAGGATAATGGCCGAACACAATATCGGAAGCGTACCAGTGGTCAAGGACGAGAAACTCGTAGGCATCTTCACGGAAAGAGACCTCGTTAAACACATTGCAAAAGGAACTCCCCTGGAAACCAGGCTAGAAGAAGTAATGACACGCGACCTAGTCGTAGCACATCCCGCCGACCCCTTGCCGCTCATAGCCCAGAAAATGATACAGCACAACATCCGACACATACCAGTAGTCGACGACCGGGGTAGGCTCCTCGGAGTAATCAGCATCCGCAGAGTACTACAATTCCTCCTAGCAGAGAGCGAACACCCCTAA
- a CDS encoding nucleoside triphosphate pyrophosphohydrolase: MVCWKLVRDRIAEEVRGEPGVRVFRVSGEQFDALLRAKIVEEALELAESGSVEEAADLLEALYEWLGLRGISLRVVEDVRARKREEKGGFSGGYVVVWLDRDC; encoded by the coding sequence TTGGTTTGTTGGAAGCTCGTTAGGGATAGGATTGCCGAGGAGGTTCGTGGAGAGCCCGGTGTCCGTGTTTTCCGGGTTTCCGGGGAGCAGTTTGATGCATTGCTGCGTGCCAAGATTGTTGAGGAGGCGTTGGAGCTTGCGGAGAGTGGTAGTGTTGAAGAGGCTGCTGATCTTCTTGAGGCTCTCTATGAGTGGCTGGGTTTGAGGGGTATTTCTCTACGTGTTGTTGAGGATGTTAGGGCTAGGAAGCGGGAGGAAAAAGGTGGGTTTTCCGGGGGCTATGTTGTTGTTTGGCTTGATCGAGACTGTTAG
- a CDS encoding aldehyde ferredoxin oxidoreductase N-terminal domain-containing protein: MSVFRVLVVDAASRNYRVEEQNIGSGILGIIDYGVRLHVDKYKSYEVSVDSPRNVVVAGCGPFAGARVFGGHRMVFVFRSPETMGLHVSTLGGACYQFMRTGLRGLVVEGWSEEPVIIKVLGKRDGRIDVDFIGVSWEKLWNIWGGFEGYRGTSALALYLYREVVGGAEFPVRVAVVGPAAARTMFGGIFSYMVEGEWLSPVVDSASRAGGGSVLLRAHGVAGIVFGGDYDFTREAPTINKMIEDVTREVFGKPYAVVARSVTTKYRFDEKLGTGGTFGVNYVHYRDMLPFFGYNTVYLSKAARLRILDIILEHLWKLVQREVFEAPEKPWRTCGEPCIAACKKIWRGVKIDYEPSNALGGLVGVVKADQVADLIRLADDLGIDAIEAGHIISWIFDAVHRGMLLPEEVGLGQRPFFDPLSYTVDQSDVNYELAKQVLEGLVEHRSEILKLVAEKGLRKASLELNKRFESRTRMYGLGFHDLIVCAPYGDEAYMTPNLYWAPGLIAPIPVPGRYWSYYSPAIPRDPREFAEVIINRMVNEYLVDNAGTCRFYRKWTEKVLEKLYEGLVGEKIDLVSHARRVLGSIARYRVLAGAVPRPWDSKKSIDMIVSLAAELGDKELAEQLYRAHREYWEKLYKHIWSWLGVIPEEAEEASAPTA; encoded by the coding sequence ATGAGTGTGTTTCGAGTACTTGTTGTGGATGCTGCTTCACGGAATTACCGTGTCGAGGAGCAGAATATAGGTAGCGGTATTCTAGGCATTATTGACTATGGTGTAAGGCTGCATGTTGATAAGTATAAGAGCTATGAAGTTTCGGTTGATTCTCCGCGCAACGTGGTAGTAGCTGGTTGCGGGCCCTTCGCCGGCGCAAGGGTCTTCGGCGGGCACAGAATGGTCTTTGTGTTTAGGAGTCCGGAGACAATGGGGCTTCATGTAAGCACTCTTGGGGGTGCCTGTTACCAGTTTATGAGGACGGGGCTTCGTGGCCTCGTAGTCGAAGGCTGGAGCGAGGAGCCGGTGATTATAAAGGTACTTGGTAAGCGCGATGGAAGAATAGATGTTGACTTCATTGGGGTCTCTTGGGAGAAGCTCTGGAACATATGGGGCGGCTTCGAGGGTTATAGGGGCACGAGCGCTCTTGCGTTATACCTTTACCGCGAAGTAGTAGGTGGCGCGGAGTTCCCGGTCAGAGTAGCTGTTGTCGGGCCTGCGGCGGCGCGCACAATGTTTGGCGGAATATTCTCGTATATGGTTGAGGGTGAATGGCTGTCGCCTGTCGTGGACTCTGCCTCGAGGGCTGGTGGCGGCAGTGTTTTGCTGAGGGCACATGGTGTTGCTGGCATCGTGTTCGGCGGAGACTATGACTTCACACGCGAGGCCCCTACTATAAACAAGATGATCGAGGATGTTACTAGAGAGGTGTTTGGGAAGCCTTATGCGGTCGTGGCTAGAAGCGTTACCACGAAGTACCGGTTTGACGAAAAGCTTGGCACAGGCGGCACCTTTGGAGTAAACTACGTGCACTACAGGGACATGTTGCCATTCTTTGGCTACAATACTGTTTACTTGTCGAAGGCGGCTAGGCTTCGGATACTTGATATAATCTTAGAGCATCTGTGGAAACTTGTTCAGAGAGAAGTCTTCGAGGCGCCAGAGAAGCCTTGGAGGACGTGTGGTGAGCCATGTATAGCGGCTTGTAAGAAGATATGGCGCGGCGTGAAAATAGACTATGAGCCCTCCAACGCTCTTGGCGGTCTAGTAGGTGTTGTGAAGGCAGACCAAGTTGCGGACTTGATAAGGCTCGCCGACGACCTAGGTATCGACGCTATTGAGGCGGGCCACATAATATCATGGATCTTCGACGCGGTTCATCGTGGAATGTTGCTGCCGGAGGAGGTAGGGCTCGGCCAGAGACCGTTCTTCGATCCGCTGAGCTATACTGTAGACCAGAGCGACGTTAACTATGAGTTAGCCAAACAAGTACTCGAGGGCCTAGTAGAGCATCGTAGCGAGATATTGAAGCTAGTAGCCGAGAAGGGGCTTAGAAAGGCATCATTAGAGCTTAACAAGCGGTTTGAGTCAAGGACCCGTATGTACGGCCTAGGGTTCCACGACCTAATAGTATGTGCACCATACGGTGACGAGGCCTATATGACTCCAAACTTGTACTGGGCGCCCGGCCTAATAGCTCCAATACCGGTTCCAGGTAGGTATTGGAGCTATTATAGCCCGGCGATACCGCGCGATCCCCGTGAATTCGCTGAAGTAATAATCAATAGAATGGTTAATGAGTACCTCGTTGACAATGCTGGAACGTGTCGCTTCTACCGGAAGTGGACTGAGAAGGTCTTAGAGAAGCTCTACGAGGGCCTTGTAGGCGAAAAAATCGACCTCGTTAGCCACGCGCGCCGCGTACTAGGATCCATAGCAAGGTACCGGGTATTGGCGGGAGCAGTGCCCAGGCCCTGGGACTCAAAGAAGAGCATTGACATGATTGTTTCTCTTGCAGCAGAGCTTGGGGACAAAGAGCTAGCGGAGCAACTATACAGGGCCCACCGGGAGTACTGGGAAAAACTATACAAGCATATATGGAGCTGGCTAGGCGTTATCCCCGAGGAAGCAGAGGAGGCCTCTGCGCCGACAGCGTAG